A region from the Rhodopirellula bahusiensis genome encodes:
- a CDS encoding ABC1 kinase family protein, producing MELIEVPQLIRNAERFREVVTILTRHGLADWMSGVPSIWPDRLRGAVADDSMTTAERVRVAFEDLGTTFIKLGQVLSTREDLVGRELACELAQLRANTPSDPSDEVIAMIESELGAGIDELFSSFDPVAMASASIGQVHRATTHEGDDVVVKVQHPGIERRIVNDLEIMQKLAEIAEQQSERLRQYRPVDTIREFQRSLMRELDFQRELKNMDRFRSNFEDEPDVHFAVPYPKLSSRRVLTMERLDGISVSDKAALKSSGADLNEVAHRGATVFLDMIFRDGFYHADPHPGNLMLLGPGTCDDQQPAKQVVGLLDCGMVGRINDALRDDLEAALIAAVTGDADSIAEIVVRLGEVPSDFDEPSLVSEIHDMLDDYSDQKLRDFDVSSCLRDVTRSIREHQIHLPAKVAMLLKVLAMLEGTAHQLNPEFSLAELLQPYGQQAMRRRLSPRRVYERIKNRVDDWDHLLSILPKDLGDVLHSLKQGNFDIHLQHRRLEPIVNRLVMGILTAALFVGSASLWSSGVPPLLFGVSVPGLLGCLLAMVMGVRLCWQISKVR from the coding sequence ATGGAACTGATCGAAGTCCCGCAATTGATACGCAATGCCGAGCGTTTTCGTGAGGTGGTGACAATTCTCACCCGACATGGTTTGGCGGATTGGATGTCGGGAGTCCCGTCGATCTGGCCGGATCGATTGCGAGGTGCGGTGGCGGATGATTCGATGACCACCGCGGAGCGAGTTCGGGTTGCGTTTGAAGATCTCGGAACGACCTTCATCAAACTCGGTCAGGTCTTGAGCACTCGTGAAGACTTGGTGGGACGTGAACTGGCGTGCGAGTTGGCTCAACTGCGTGCCAATACGCCCAGCGATCCGTCTGATGAGGTCATCGCGATGATCGAGTCCGAGTTGGGAGCGGGAATTGATGAACTTTTTTCGTCGTTTGATCCAGTGGCGATGGCGTCGGCATCAATTGGCCAAGTTCACCGAGCGACCACGCATGAGGGAGACGATGTCGTAGTCAAGGTTCAGCACCCCGGAATCGAACGACGCATCGTCAACGATTTGGAGATCATGCAGAAGCTGGCCGAAATCGCGGAGCAGCAATCGGAGAGGCTTCGACAGTATCGCCCGGTCGATACGATCCGCGAATTTCAACGCTCGTTGATGCGAGAGTTGGATTTCCAACGCGAACTGAAGAACATGGATCGGTTTCGATCGAACTTCGAAGACGAACCAGATGTTCATTTCGCGGTGCCATATCCAAAGCTGAGTTCACGCCGTGTGCTGACGATGGAGCGGCTGGACGGGATCAGCGTTTCCGACAAAGCAGCGTTGAAGTCCTCGGGGGCTGACTTGAACGAGGTCGCTCATCGAGGCGCGACGGTGTTTCTCGACATGATTTTTCGCGACGGCTTCTACCATGCCGATCCGCATCCGGGAAACTTGATGCTTCTCGGACCTGGCACCTGCGACGATCAGCAGCCAGCGAAACAAGTCGTCGGGTTGCTTGACTGCGGAATGGTCGGGCGGATCAACGATGCGCTGCGTGATGACTTGGAGGCGGCTTTGATTGCTGCCGTGACCGGTGATGCGGATTCAATCGCTGAGATCGTGGTGCGATTGGGCGAAGTGCCCAGCGATTTCGACGAACCGTCATTGGTAAGTGAAATCCACGACATGCTGGATGACTACTCCGATCAGAAACTTCGCGACTTCGACGTGAGTTCCTGCTTGAGAGATGTGACGAGGAGCATTCGTGAGCACCAGATCCATTTGCCGGCCAAGGTAGCGATGTTGCTGAAGGTGTTGGCGATGTTGGAGGGAACCGCTCACCAATTAAATCCCGAGTTCAGTTTGGCGGAATTGTTGCAGCCATATGGTCAACAAGCGATGCGTCGCCGACTGTCGCCGCGGCGCGTTTACGAACGGATCAAGAACCGGGTCGATGATTGGGATCACTTGCTAAGCATCCTGCCGAAGGATCTGGGGGATGTGCTGCATAGCCTCAAACAAGGCAACTTCGACATCCATCTTCAACACCGTCGGCTGGAACCGATTGTCAATCGTTTGGTGATGGGAATTTTGACCGCGGCATTGTTTGTTGGTTCCGCTTCCCTGTGGAGTAGCGGCGTGCCTCCGTTGTTGTTTGGTGTCTCGGTTCCCGGGCTACTTGGGTGCTTGTTGGCGATGGTCATGGGCGTTCGTCTCTGTTGGCAAATTTCAAAGGTTCGGTGA